The following are encoded together in the uncultured Sphaerochaeta sp. genome:
- a CDS encoding helix-turn-helix transcriptional regulator, with amino-acid sequence MMQFQAALVYAIRENNVSEQELCERTGSNPRWIKAITTNSDWHPRLDTILRLCYSLEFDVFRFLDYAEFGPSRNISSINKNLPNKIYTLRPWELIPIQRRIILDILPIHVAKAFKSLRKDCGLSQEKLEKYTPFTKSTISLREGHRNNNYPTVTTLALYCKAYKISFSEFLTRVFEHTINTPTILLTS; translated from the coding sequence ATGATGCAATTCCAGGCAGCACTCGTGTATGCAATACGAGAAAATAATGTAAGCGAGCAAGAACTATGTGAAAGGACAGGATCAAATCCAAGATGGATTAAAGCAATCACAACCAATTCTGATTGGCATCCTAGATTGGATACTATCTTAAGACTCTGTTATTCACTTGAATTCGATGTATTTAGATTTCTTGATTATGCTGAATTTGGACCTTCACGTAACATTTCTTCAATAAACAAAAATCTTCCCAATAAAATATATACTTTAAGACCTTGGGAGTTAATACCTATTCAAAGGAGAATAATACTTGATATTTTACCGATACATGTAGCGAAAGCCTTCAAGTCTTTAAGAAAAGATTGCGGACTATCCCAAGAAAAATTGGAGAAATACACACCATTTACCAAAAGCACAATAAGTCTTAGAGAAGGACATCGAAATAATAATTACCCCACAGTCACTACCTTAGCGCTATATTGCAAAGCCTATAAAATCTCCTTTTCTGAATTTCTGACAAGAGTATTCGAACATACAATTAATACTCCAACTATTTTGCTTACATCATGA
- a CDS encoding AAA family ATPase, with translation MQLSKFIVKNYRSINDATISDITKYCVIVGPNNSGKSNLLRALMIALAVATEGDFQRGIRRRAISSYAYHYEGQSYVWERDIPRSMKNNEDATTVFKLTFNFSEKEKAEFSQKIGINLSKSLQMKFSLGKSRKYEYSIIMPGRAKAPMEKKMAEIGLFIRSKLDYQYIPCVRTSEFTSDYFTQLLSKELQGLESNPEFQELYQKIRSLQKPILLSLEDRLTNAMKTFLPNVKRAQIDMDYLLSDSMVGIEKFRLRRTPINVDDGNLTSLDDKGDGVKSLAAISLVQSLSFENATNKSLILCIEEPESHLHPEAIHSLRNVILELTEKAKVQVVISTHSPLLIDRDNPSHNVQIDDSHKVHPCSSISEIRNLLGIRLTDNLDGVKRVVLVEGECDKKILSRLCSSLNPNLDELIKNGTLEFVAVGSATKMDYQIRLYNSLLIPSIVMLDSDQCGIQTHKSLIDSKLKKNDEVMILKIPGMRECEIEDFVDFNAYSFKLQAQFNIWLDPDRFKNKNKPWSDRIKIEADCAPILYDAEIEKQIKIMITELVVERGLEVIPDYLRKQIKGIADSIAQFCKICS, from the coding sequence ATGCAACTAAGCAAGTTTATCGTTAAAAATTATCGATCTATCAATGATGCAACTATAAGTGATATAACAAAATATTGTGTTATTGTGGGTCCGAACAACTCAGGGAAATCAAATTTGCTTAGGGCCTTGATGATTGCGTTAGCGGTTGCCACAGAAGGAGATTTTCAGAGAGGAATCAGACGGCGAGCGATTTCTTCCTATGCTTATCATTATGAAGGTCAAAGTTATGTTTGGGAACGAGATATTCCTCGTTCAATGAAAAACAATGAAGATGCTACAACGGTTTTTAAGCTTACTTTTAATTTCTCAGAAAAGGAGAAGGCAGAGTTTTCTCAAAAAATTGGTATCAATCTTTCAAAAAGTTTGCAGATGAAGTTTAGTTTAGGCAAATCAAGAAAGTATGAGTATAGCATTATTATGCCAGGTAGAGCCAAAGCCCCAATGGAAAAGAAAATGGCTGAGATTGGATTATTCATCCGCTCGAAGCTAGACTATCAATATATCCCATGTGTTAGAACTTCAGAATTTACTTCAGACTATTTTACACAATTATTATCAAAGGAACTTCAAGGATTAGAATCTAATCCAGAATTTCAAGAATTATATCAGAAAATCAGAAGTCTGCAAAAACCAATTCTATTGAGCCTTGAGGATAGGTTGACAAATGCCATGAAAACCTTCCTTCCAAATGTGAAAAGAGCCCAAATCGATATGGATTACTTATTATCAGATAGCATGGTAGGCATAGAAAAATTTAGGTTAAGAAGAACCCCAATAAATGTTGATGATGGAAACCTTACTTCTCTTGATGATAAAGGAGATGGAGTGAAAAGCTTGGCCGCTATTAGCTTGGTTCAAAGCCTTTCATTTGAGAATGCCACTAATAAATCTTTAATTCTTTGTATTGAAGAACCTGAATCCCATTTGCATCCCGAAGCAATACACAGTCTTCGTAATGTAATCCTTGAGCTAACAGAAAAAGCTAAAGTCCAAGTTGTCATTAGCACACATTCTCCATTGCTTATCGATAGAGATAACCCATCTCATAATGTTCAGATTGATGATTCTCATAAGGTTCATCCATGTTCTTCGATTTCTGAAATCCGTAATTTGCTTGGAATCAGATTAACAGATAATCTTGATGGAGTGAAGCGAGTAGTTCTAGTCGAGGGTGAGTGTGATAAAAAAATCCTTTCTCGACTCTGTAGTAGCTTGAACCCAAATCTTGATGAACTCATTAAGAATGGGACCCTAGAATTTGTAGCTGTAGGTTCAGCAACAAAAATGGATTATCAAATTCGGCTTTATAATAGTCTGTTAATTCCTTCTATTGTTATGTTGGATTCTGATCAGTGTGGAATACAGACCCATAAAAGTCTGATTGATTCAAAATTGAAAAAGAATGATGAAGTGATGATTTTGAAAATCCCCGGAATGCGTGAATGTGAGATTGAAGATTTTGTTGATTTTAATGCATATTCATTCAAACTCCAAGCTCAATTTAATATTTGGCTTGATCCAGACAGATTTAAAAATAAGAATAAGCCTTGGTCGGATAGGATAAAAATTGAAGCAGATTGTGCTCCCATTTTATATGATGCTGAGATTGAGAAGCAGATAAAAATTATGATTACTGAATTGGTTGTTGAGAGAGGATTAGAGGTAATTCCTGATTATCTTAGAAAGCAAATCAAAGGGATTGCGGATAGTATTGCACAGTTCTGTAAGATTTGTAGCTAG
- a CDS encoding NAD(P)/FAD-dependent oxidoreductase — MSANHVVIIGAGIAGLSAASFLARSGYNVTVLERHALPGGLCTSWKRGQYTIDYCVHWLMGTKEGSEFNQLWKDLGAFTNDDGSTVPIVNFDQFSTMGLSKGDSITLYSDLEALEKELLRYGDEDRKEVHAFIASLKKLGTRFSDEKPNILGSISQFLTLFKHLQPMKEYSKRFKSQILQELFSTEIPEDWSLIALTLGLSQQPYQCAGYPVGGSLNLAKNMEREAKRLGATFKYNSLVESILVEDGVAKGVKLASGEVFDSDYVISAADGHTTLFGMLEGKYLSKPYQKAYESYPLFPSSIMVALGIKGDYSGFPHTSSPYFKEPITLPDGSSHNRFNLNIYHYDPTLAPKGKTLITVMFNTWEGELWQQLATENPAQYEEEKSKLTEEVIARLEKIIGPLEDKVEMVDVSTPHSVIRYTGNWQGSFEGFAPTKATLSKSLPKTLPGLKHFAMIGQWTTPGGGLPTAAKDGLDIAKRLCKEHGKPFTRKLS; from the coding sequence ATGAGTGCAAACCATGTGGTAATCATCGGGGCAGGTATAGCAGGACTTTCTGCAGCCTCCTTTCTCGCTCGAAGTGGCTATAATGTAACCGTGCTGGAGCGTCATGCCCTGCCAGGTGGTCTCTGTACCTCCTGGAAACGAGGTCAGTACACCATCGACTATTGTGTACACTGGCTCATGGGAACCAAGGAAGGTTCTGAGTTCAACCAACTCTGGAAGGACCTAGGGGCTTTCACCAATGACGACGGCTCGACTGTCCCGATTGTCAACTTTGACCAGTTTTCTACGATGGGACTCTCCAAGGGAGATTCCATTACCCTCTACAGCGACCTTGAGGCCTTGGAGAAGGAGTTGCTTCGCTATGGTGATGAGGACCGAAAGGAAGTGCATGCATTTATAGCCAGTTTGAAAAAATTGGGTACCAGATTTTCTGATGAAAAACCGAACATTCTTGGTTCCATCTCCCAATTTCTCACCCTGTTCAAGCACCTCCAACCAATGAAGGAGTACTCAAAGCGATTCAAGAGCCAGATACTGCAAGAGCTCTTCTCTACTGAGATCCCTGAAGATTGGTCCCTGATAGCACTCACATTGGGGCTTTCCCAGCAACCGTACCAATGCGCCGGTTATCCAGTTGGAGGTTCCCTGAACCTAGCCAAGAATATGGAACGGGAAGCAAAGCGTCTTGGTGCAACCTTCAAGTACAACAGCTTGGTAGAAAGTATACTTGTTGAGGATGGAGTTGCCAAAGGTGTGAAACTTGCCAGTGGGGAAGTATTTGACTCCGATTATGTGATCAGCGCAGCGGATGGCCATACCACGCTCTTTGGTATGCTTGAAGGGAAGTACCTCTCCAAGCCCTACCAGAAAGCCTATGAAAGCTATCCTCTCTTCCCCTCCAGTATAATGGTAGCCTTGGGCATTAAAGGTGATTACTCCGGGTTCCCCCACACCAGCTCCCCCTATTTCAAGGAACCCATTACCTTGCCAGATGGAAGCAGCCACAATCGATTCAATCTCAATATCTATCACTACGACCCAACCCTAGCACCGAAGGGGAAGACACTCATCACCGTCATGTTCAACACTTGGGAAGGTGAGCTGTGGCAGCAGCTCGCAACAGAGAATCCAGCGCAGTACGAAGAGGAGAAGAGCAAGCTCACCGAAGAGGTGATTGCTCGACTTGAAAAGATTATTGGGCCGTTGGAAGACAAGGTTGAAATGGTTGACGTCTCAACACCTCACTCGGTCATTCGCTACACAGGGAACTGGCAGGGTAGCTTTGAAGGCTTTGCTCCCACGAAAGCTACACTTTCCAAGAGTCTCCCCAAGACACTACCTGGGTTGAAGCATTTTGCCATGATCGGGCAATGGACCACCCCCGGTGGTGGCCTTCCTACTGCCGCGAAGGATGGACTGGATATAGCAAAGCGACTTTGCAAGGAGCATGGGAAGCCCTTTACGAGAAAACTCTCGTAG
- the ltrA gene encoding group II intron reverse transcriptase/maturase has protein sequence MEVPKQNVKDSQLQLEGLFSEDSPEGEGRKTASVSVRKNPEEGNQPTITSEEESLLTKTLDHIVSLQNMRTAFMKVAGKKGAGGVDGMKTEELTQYLQNNYSMVRQSLLEGTYKPQPVRRVEIPKDNGKTRDLGIPTVIDRGIQMAIVQVLTRIYEPKFSESSFGFRPGRSAHDALEKCIEHAREGYVWVVDMDLEKFFDTVPQSRLLQLVSETIKDGRVISLLYKYLKAGVMVDGIRQETTIGVPQGGPLSPLLSNIMLNESDRELEKRGHRFVRYADDMMILCKSERAALRVMESTTKFLEKKLKLKVNREKTVVRRITNDIKFLGYGFYSSGEVKLKVHPQSWKKLRTKLKEILNKNNGWSYEFRKMRLAYLVRGWVNYFRLANAKQRLLQLDEWIRHKIRAVILKANWRVRSRYRLFRQQGVKHEEALSVADARQGTWALSGYWKVSRWLSVDVLRAHGYLFFSDMYGKLHRVM, from the coding sequence ATGGAAGTACCCAAACAGAACGTAAAAGACAGCCAACTTCAACTCGAAGGACTGTTTTCTGAGGATAGCCCGGAAGGCGAAGGTAGGAAAACAGCGTCTGTGTCTGTGAGGAAGAACCCAGAGGAAGGAAATCAACCAACGATCACTAGTGAAGAAGAGAGTCTCCTGACAAAGACACTGGACCACATTGTCAGTCTCCAGAATATGCGGACAGCATTCATGAAGGTTGCGGGCAAGAAAGGAGCAGGCGGGGTAGATGGGATGAAGACTGAGGAACTCACTCAGTACCTCCAGAACAACTACAGCATGGTACGCCAGAGTCTATTGGAAGGGACGTACAAGCCACAGCCGGTACGGAGGGTGGAAATACCTAAAGATAACGGCAAGACAAGGGACCTTGGAATTCCGACTGTCATAGACAGGGGAATCCAGATGGCAATCGTGCAGGTACTCACAAGGATCTATGAACCGAAATTCAGTGAATCGAGTTTTGGTTTCAGACCCGGAAGGAGTGCACACGATGCATTGGAAAAGTGTATCGAGCATGCCCGTGAAGGATACGTATGGGTGGTGGATATGGACTTGGAGAAATTCTTTGACACCGTTCCCCAGAGCAGATTACTGCAACTGGTGAGCGAGACGATTAAGGATGGACGAGTCATATCTCTGCTGTACAAATACCTGAAAGCCGGAGTCATGGTCGATGGCATCAGACAGGAAACGACCATCGGAGTACCTCAGGGTGGACCGTTGTCACCACTGTTGAGCAACATCATGCTGAACGAAAGTGACAGGGAACTTGAAAAGCGAGGTCATCGTTTCGTTCGGTATGCGGATGATATGATGATACTGTGTAAGAGTGAAAGGGCCGCCTTAAGGGTGATGGAGAGTACCACGAAATTTCTTGAGAAGAAACTGAAGCTGAAAGTGAACAGGGAAAAGACCGTCGTTCGTAGAATTACCAACGACATAAAATTCCTTGGCTACGGATTCTACAGTAGTGGAGAGGTGAAACTGAAAGTCCATCCTCAAAGCTGGAAGAAACTGAGAACGAAACTGAAAGAGATTCTGAACAAGAACAACGGGTGGTCGTACGAATTCAGGAAGATGCGACTTGCATACCTTGTGAGAGGATGGGTGAACTATTTCCGACTGGCAAACGCTAAGCAGAGACTGTTACAGCTTGATGAATGGATTAGACACAAGATTCGGGCAGTGATTCTCAAAGCGAATTGGAGAGTACGGTCAAGATACCGGCTTTTCAGACAACAGGGCGTAAAACATGAGGAAGCACTCAGTGTAGCCGATGCGAGGCAAGGAACCTGGGCCCTGTCTGGATATTGGAAAGTGTCACGGTGGTTAAGTGTGGATGTGCTACGAGCACACGGATATCTCTTTTTCAGTGATATGTATGGGAAATTACACCGAGTGATGTAA
- a CDS encoding septal ring lytic transglycosylase RlpA family protein, with protein sequence MKRLMALLMVLVLCIGFLFAEEEVKAEPGTVIENGIASWYTSDKSESLTANGEVFDPTSLSAAHKSLKFGTIVRVTNKDNGRSVDVRINDRGPYVDGRIIDLTPSSAEQIDMLDAGIANVNLTLIFEPEIPESKYKRAGDTGWYQIQVGAYSSLLTAYAQYDRILNAGLKPYAEQLPESKAVRLTVRWIPAYQLQRTMQALSALGFSESNVLKKSEDNPYR encoded by the coding sequence ATGAAACGATTGATGGCTTTGCTAATGGTACTAGTTCTCTGTATAGGTTTCCTTTTCGCGGAAGAAGAGGTAAAAGCAGAACCAGGTACGGTAATAGAAAATGGAATAGCTTCTTGGTACACCAGTGATAAGAGCGAGAGCCTTACAGCCAATGGGGAAGTATTCGACCCCACCAGTCTTTCGGCTGCCCACAAGAGCCTGAAGTTCGGTACCATCGTCAGGGTGACCAACAAGGACAACGGGCGGAGCGTCGATGTAAGGATCAATGACAGGGGGCCGTATGTTGATGGAAGAATCATCGACCTGACCCCATCCTCAGCAGAGCAGATCGATATGCTCGATGCTGGCATTGCCAATGTTAATTTAACCCTTATCTTCGAGCCTGAGATACCAGAGTCAAAGTACAAGAGGGCTGGTGATACCGGGTGGTACCAGATCCAGGTTGGTGCCTACTCTTCCCTGCTCACTGCCTATGCACAGTATGACCGCATACTCAATGCAGGACTGAAACCCTATGCTGAGCAACTCCCCGAGAGCAAGGCAGTACGACTGACGGTCCGGTGGATCCCTGCCTATCAGTTACAGAGGACGATGCAGGCACTCTCAGCATTGGGCTTTTCAGAGAGCAATGTGTTGAAGAAGAGCGAGGACAATCCATACAGGTAG
- the lysS gene encoding lysine--tRNA ligase: MSEKNVSTHWADIYADKIIREKGEKEHYTCASGITPSGTVHIGNFREIISVDLVVKALREKGKNVRFIYSWDDYDVFRKVPKNMPEPEMLSTYLRKPITLVPDTLGRAENYARGNEKDVESILPTVGVEPEYIYQAKRYRASEYAEGMRLALEKRDEIRTILDEFRTEPLEKDWWPISVFSNFTDKDTTTVLDWDGEWNITYRDDETGRTETVDLRTTSCVKLPWRLDWPMRWAHEQVDFEPAGKDHHSEGGSFDTSRKMVQVFGGEAPVSFQYDFISIKGRGGKISSSSGEVVSLYDVLEVYTPEVTRYMFAGTRPNTEFAISFDLDVLKIYEDYDTCERIYFGLQEVNEKRKGKEKRIYELSQVKGIPSEPSYQIPFRHLCNLLQLHEGDIERAISTLDDMTDSQRDRFRIRCACAWNWITTFAPEDFKYRLSNERDPLVELTDQELAAVHALREVVNVMDQIEDKEYTTRLYDSAKDNGLDTGAFFKLIYRIMIGKDKGPKLGPFLQTCGKEKVLSILGRY, from the coding sequence ATGAGCGAAAAGAACGTATCTACACATTGGGCGGATATATACGCCGACAAGATTATTCGTGAGAAAGGGGAAAAGGAGCACTATACCTGTGCTTCCGGCATTACCCCTTCTGGCACAGTCCATATAGGAAACTTCCGGGAGATTATCTCAGTGGACCTGGTAGTGAAAGCCCTTCGCGAGAAAGGCAAAAACGTCCGGTTCATCTACAGCTGGGATGACTACGACGTATTCAGGAAGGTTCCCAAGAACATGCCTGAGCCAGAGATGCTCTCCACCTACCTCCGTAAGCCCATTACCCTTGTTCCCGATACCCTTGGCAGGGCAGAGAACTATGCACGTGGCAATGAAAAGGATGTGGAGTCCATTCTTCCCACTGTCGGGGTGGAACCTGAGTACATCTACCAGGCAAAGCGCTACCGCGCAAGCGAGTATGCCGAGGGCATGCGCCTTGCCCTTGAGAAACGTGATGAAATCCGCACCATCCTGGATGAGTTCAGAACTGAACCGTTGGAGAAGGATTGGTGGCCTATTTCAGTCTTCTCCAACTTCACCGACAAGGATACCACCACTGTGCTCGATTGGGACGGTGAGTGGAACATCACCTACCGGGACGATGAGACAGGCCGGACGGAGACCGTCGACCTCAGGACTACCAGCTGTGTAAAACTGCCATGGCGTCTTGACTGGCCGATGCGTTGGGCACATGAGCAGGTGGATTTTGAACCTGCCGGTAAGGACCACCACAGTGAAGGTGGTTCCTTCGACACCTCCCGCAAGATGGTACAGGTATTTGGTGGGGAGGCTCCTGTCTCCTTCCAGTACGACTTTATCAGCATCAAGGGACGAGGTGGAAAGATCTCTTCCTCCAGTGGGGAGGTCGTCTCACTCTATGATGTCTTGGAAGTCTATACCCCTGAGGTGACCCGTTACATGTTCGCCGGGACCCGGCCGAACACTGAGTTTGCAATCTCCTTCGACCTCGATGTATTGAAGATCTACGAGGACTACGATACCTGCGAGCGAATCTATTTCGGTCTGCAGGAAGTGAATGAGAAACGCAAGGGAAAAGAGAAGCGGATCTATGAACTCAGCCAGGTGAAGGGTATTCCCTCCGAGCCCAGCTACCAGATTCCCTTCCGCCACCTCTGTAATCTCTTGCAGCTTCATGAAGGGGATATTGAGAGGGCTATCTCAACCTTGGACGATATGACCGACAGCCAAAGGGACAGATTCAGGATTCGCTGTGCATGCGCCTGGAACTGGATCACCACTTTTGCCCCGGAGGACTTCAAGTACCGCTTGTCCAATGAGAGAGACCCCTTGGTTGAACTTACTGACCAGGAACTTGCTGCTGTGCATGCCCTACGAGAGGTCGTCAATGTCATGGACCAGATCGAGGACAAGGAGTACACCACTCGCCTTTATGACTCAGCAAAGGACAATGGACTGGACACCGGAGCCTTCTTTAAGCTGATCTACCGCATCATGATCGGGAAGGATAAGGGACCAAAACTTGGACCATTCCTCCAGACCTGCGGCAAAGAGAAAGTGCTCTCAATCCTTGGGCGATACTAA
- a CDS encoding flavodoxin family protein: MNVLMINTSPHEKGCTNRALQEVASVLKQWNIASEILWIGKDALHGCTACGYCNEHGSCVFTDDLVNEAAKKAAKADALVLGSAVHYASAAGAGSAFLDRMFRVVSKQMALKPGAAVVSCRRGGASATFDQLNKYFTISQMPVVSSTYWNSVHGNSVQEVEQDLEGLQVMRYLGANLAWLLSCIEAGEDTVKKPVPEKRIATNFIR, from the coding sequence ATGAACGTTTTGATGATCAACACCAGTCCCCACGAGAAAGGTTGCACCAACCGCGCACTGCAAGAGGTGGCATCTGTATTGAAACAGTGGAATATTGCCAGTGAGATTCTTTGGATTGGAAAGGATGCCCTGCATGGGTGTACCGCTTGTGGGTACTGCAACGAGCATGGTTCATGCGTCTTTACCGATGATTTGGTCAATGAAGCTGCAAAGAAAGCTGCCAAGGCTGACGCCCTCGTACTGGGATCGGCCGTACACTACGCATCTGCAGCAGGGGCTGGTAGTGCCTTCCTCGATAGGATGTTCCGTGTTGTATCCAAGCAGATGGCGCTCAAGCCGGGAGCAGCAGTAGTCTCCTGCAGGCGGGGTGGTGCAAGCGCCACCTTCGATCAATTGAACAAGTACTTCACCATCAGCCAGATGCCGGTGGTTTCCTCTACCTATTGGAACAGCGTTCACGGCAACAGTGTCCAGGAAGTGGAGCAGGACCTGGAAGGACTGCAGGTCATGCGTTATCTGGGGGCAAACCTTGCTTGGTTGCTCTCCTGCATTGAGGCAGGTGAAGACACCGTCAAGAAGCCTGTTCCAGAAAAACGCATAGCCACCAATTTTATTCGCTAG
- the era gene encoding GTPase Era, translating to MKCATVAIIGRPSAGKSTLLNTICEMKVSITASTPQTTRNAIRGIYTDERGQLIFTDTPGFHLSEKTLNKRLQETALKSLEENDAVLYILDAKRSAGEEEKALASHIAKLKTPVICVINKSDILKEEESAEAQSFLEEMLPGKTVLGASAKLDEGVDEILIELFKHAPEGELLYPADAYTDQNLEFRISEIIREKAINLVTEEIPHAIYVEIADIEYSEENNTVWVRAFIVVERDTQKGIVVGKRGAGIAKIRKGAEPEIRDIFPGKKLRLDLRVKAQDKWRNNSIILDRILR from the coding sequence ATGAAATGTGCTACGGTTGCCATTATCGGCAGACCATCAGCTGGAAAGAGCACCCTGCTCAATACAATTTGTGAGATGAAGGTCTCCATTACCGCCAGTACCCCGCAGACTACCAGGAATGCAATCAGGGGTATCTATACCGACGAGAGGGGCCAACTGATCTTCACCGATACACCTGGTTTCCACCTTAGTGAAAAAACGTTGAACAAGCGTCTGCAAGAAACTGCTTTGAAGTCCCTCGAGGAAAATGATGCTGTACTCTATATCCTCGATGCCAAGCGCAGTGCAGGAGAAGAGGAAAAAGCCCTCGCCAGTCATATTGCAAAACTGAAAACCCCGGTTATCTGTGTCATCAACAAGAGTGACATCCTCAAGGAAGAGGAATCAGCAGAAGCCCAGTCCTTCCTTGAAGAGATGTTGCCAGGAAAAACAGTACTGGGAGCCTCGGCAAAACTCGATGAAGGAGTCGATGAGATCCTCATCGAGCTGTTCAAGCATGCACCAGAGGGGGAACTGCTCTACCCAGCCGATGCATATACCGACCAGAACCTTGAATTCCGTATCAGCGAGATCATCCGTGAGAAGGCGATCAACTTGGTGACAGAGGAAATTCCCCACGCAATCTATGTCGAGATAGCCGACATTGAATACAGTGAGGAAAACAATACGGTTTGGGTGCGGGCGTTCATCGTGGTCGAACGCGATACACAGAAGGGCATTGTGGTAGGGAAAAGAGGAGCGGGCATCGCAAAAATCCGCAAGGGCGCAGAGCCTGAGATCCGCGACATCTTCCCCGGCAAGAAACTCCGTCTCGACCTTAGGGTCAAAGCCCAGGACAAGTGGAGAAACAACTCCATCATCCTGGACAGAATTCTCCGCTAG
- a CDS encoding ATP-dependent Clp protease proteolytic subunit, producing the protein MPQEEEKKPATQDPQIQEKLLRTRSILLSGEIDKESAESVIKQMLILEGESDEPIKIFINSPGGDVDAGYAIFDMARFITAPVTMVGMGLVASAAALVLLAVPKEQRIALPNSTYLIHQPMSGMKGVATDIEIHAQHLEKLREKLDKLIAQETGKSLEEVRSDTERDHWLSADEAQSYGLVSRIVKQRSEL; encoded by the coding sequence ATGCCACAAGAAGAAGAAAAAAAGCCTGCAACGCAGGATCCACAGATACAGGAAAAACTCCTAAGAACCCGTTCCATCCTTCTCTCAGGAGAGATTGACAAGGAGAGTGCGGAATCGGTTATCAAGCAGATGCTCATCCTTGAAGGCGAGAGCGATGAACCGATCAAGATTTTCATCAACAGCCCCGGTGGGGATGTTGATGCTGGCTATGCCATCTTTGACATGGCTCGCTTCATAACGGCTCCGGTAACCATGGTCGGTATGGGCTTGGTGGCAAGTGCTGCTGCCTTGGTCCTTTTGGCTGTTCCCAAGGAGCAACGCATTGCGCTCCCCAATTCCACCTACCTCATCCACCAGCCGATGAGCGGCATGAAAGGGGTTGCAACTGATATTGAGATTCACGCCCAGCATCTTGAAAAGCTGCGCGAGAAACTTGATAAGCTGATTGCACAGGAGACAGGGAAGAGTCTTGAGGAAGTGCGCAGCGATACCGAACGGGATCATTGGCTTAGTGCGGATGAAGCACAGAGCTATGGTCTAGTCAGCAGAATTGTGAAACAACGGAGTGAATTGTAA